A single window of Anaerolineae bacterium DNA harbors:
- a CDS encoding Gfo/Idh/MocA family oxidoreductase, whose amino-acid sequence MEDSEVRVGVIGTGMGRLHMQAYSEIPGVRIVAICDLNQTEARQFADKYGASHVFADYRDLCALDGLDAISIAVPNYLHAPFTLAALEAGLHVLCEKPMATTLEDAEAMVAKARETGKRLMVHMNNRFRDSNLVLGQLAPSGELGQVYYGRASMIRRRAVPTIHFPPTGIMGRGDWFLNREKAGGGALMDIGVHAYDLMWWFMGCPRPVSVSASTYRMLYEDEAARAGVRFDVDELASALIRYDNGATAFVDVSWAAHQEPEWNVRVCGTQAGIMLKPPTIFRDRAGVLESTQVELPEMQRVSAQRHFVDCIRDPGKTLISSGEEALQVVKVLDAIRRSAAAGREVEVDRQVA is encoded by the coding sequence GTGGAAGACAGTGAAGTGCGCGTGGGCGTCATCGGCACGGGCATGGGTCGCCTGCACATGCAAGCCTACAGTGAGATTCCCGGCGTCCGCATAGTGGCCATATGCGACTTGAACCAGACAGAGGCGCGCCAGTTCGCCGACAAGTACGGTGCCTCGCACGTCTTCGCCGACTACCGTGACCTGTGCGCCCTCGACGGGCTCGACGCCATCAGCATCGCCGTTCCCAACTACCTGCACGCGCCGTTCACCCTGGCGGCGCTAGAGGCTGGCCTCCACGTGCTGTGCGAGAAGCCCATGGCCACCACGCTCGAGGACGCCGAGGCCATGGTCGCCAAGGCAAGAGAGACGGGCAAGCGCCTCATGGTCCACATGAACAACCGGTTTCGCGACTCCAACCTTGTTTTGGGCCAGTTGGCACCCTCCGGCGAGTTAGGACAGGTCTACTATGGCCGCGCCTCGATGATCCGTCGCCGGGCCGTGCCCACCATTCACTTCCCGCCCACCGGCATCATGGGTCGGGGGGACTGGTTCCTGAACCGGGAGAAGGCGGGCGGCGGCGCGCTAATGGACATCGGCGTACACGCCTACGACCTGATGTGGTGGTTCATGGGCTGTCCTCGACCGGTCTCCGTGTCCGCCTCCACTTACCGCATGCTCTACGAGGACGAGGCCGCTCGGGCGGGGGTGAGGTTCGACGTGGACGAGCTGGCCTCGGCGCTCATACGTTACGATAATGGCGCCACCGCCTTCGTGGATGTGTCCTGGGCCGCCCATCAGGAGCCAGAGTGGAACGTGCGCGTCTGCGGTACCCAGGCGGGAATCATGCTCAAACCGCCCACGATCTTCCGCGACCGCGCTGGTGTCTTGGAGAGCACCCAGGTGGAGTTGCCCGAGATGCAACGCGTCTCGGCCCAGAGGCACTTCGTGGATTGCATCCGCGACCCAGGCAAGACTCTTATTTCCTCGGGCGAGGAGGCGCTTCAGGTAGTGAAGGTACTGGACGCCATCCGCCGGTCGGCCGCAGCCGGCCGTGAGGTGGAGGTGGACCGCCAGGTGGCATAG
- a CDS encoding class I SAM-dependent methyltransferase, whose protein sequence is MSSSPTPPPIRGGSPIPPPIRRGEPCVRPLSDPRPRGGVRPAQAEAADDRERGALLGRPSYVWGFGQERRFALVRPYLVTRPSPMLDVGCGVGVYMERFRQEGVQAFGVDVEATHLPSAARKGLPVAAARAEHLPFGDAAFGTVLLHEVIEHFSDDAVCLAEAMRVTRPGGRVFIFAPNRLYPFETHGIYWRGRYIQGNIPLVGYLPNPMRRRLAPHVRAYTVWELRRLLASLPCRVVAHVQIYPGYDKIFRRWPAAARLARGLTYLLERTPLRAFGLSHFVVVERMP, encoded by the coding sequence ATGAGCAGTAGCCCGACCCCTCCCCCGATCCGTGGGGGCAGCCCGATCCCTCCCCCGATCCGTAGGGGCGAACCTTGTGTTCGCCCGCTCAGCGACCCGCGCCCGCGCGGCGGTGTTCGCCCCGCCCAGGCAGAGGCCGCTGACGATCGGGAGCGCGGCGCCCTCCTGGGCCGTCCCAGCTACGTCTGGGGCTTCGGCCAAGAGCGCCGCTTCGCCTTAGTGCGGCCCTACTTGGTGACCCGGCCCTCTCCCATGCTGGACGTGGGCTGCGGCGTAGGCGTGTATATGGAGCGGTTCCGGCAGGAGGGAGTGCAGGCGTTCGGGGTGGATGTGGAGGCAACCCATCTTCCCTCGGCGGCGAGGAAGGGCCTTCCCGTGGCTGCCGCCCGAGCCGAACACTTGCCCTTCGGGGATGCCGCCTTCGGAACGGTCTTGCTGCATGAGGTCATCGAGCACTTCAGCGACGACGCCGTCTGTCTGGCCGAGGCCATGCGCGTGACCCGTCCCGGAGGCCGGGTGTTCATCTTCGCCCCCAATCGGCTCTACCCCTTCGAGACGCACGGAATCTACTGGCGCGGCCGCTACATACAGGGCAACATCCCCCTGGTCGGGTACCTGCCCAACCCGATGCGCCGTCGGCTGGCGCCCCACGTGCGAGCCTACACCGTCTGGGAGCTGCGACGCCTTCTCGCTTCCCTGCCCTGCCGGGTGGTCGCCCACGTGCAAATCTATCCCGGTTATGACAAGATATTCCGGCGGTGGCCAGCGGCCGCCAGACTGGCTCGGGGGCTGACGTACCTTCTGGAGAGGACGCCCCTGCGAGCCTTCGGGCTGTCCCACTTCGTGGTGGTGGAGAGAATGCCGTAG
- a CDS encoding DUF433 domain-containing protein — protein MLGCLAVDPKVLVGKPVIVATRLSVQYIPGLLASGVREEGTLSEYRDLSKDDIQACLLSAAEALEGRSFMPLGAEPA, from the coding sequence TTGCTGGGGTGCCTTGCTGTGGACCCCAAGGTACTAGTCGGCAAGCCGGTGATAGTGGCGACGCGGCTCAGCGTCCAGTACATCCCAGGGTTGCTGGCCAGTGGCGTCAGGGAAGAGGGGACACTGAGCGAGTACAGAGATCTCAGTAAGGACGACATCCAGGCTTGTCTGCTGTCTGCCGCCGAGGCTCTAGAGGGCCGTTCATTCATGCCCCTGGGCGCAGAGCCAGCCTAG